From the genome of Brevundimonas sp. NIBR11:
TGCCCTGCGTCCGTTCGCAGGCTATAGGCGCGCGCAATCCCTCGACCCCGAGCGCGCCCAAGGAGCCTCCATGACCGACTATATCGTCCGCGACATCTCGCTCGCCCCCTTCGGCAACAAGGAAATCGCCATCGCCGAAACGGAAATGCCGGGCCTGATGGCGCTGCGCGACGAGTTCGGCCCGCAACAGATCCTCAAGGGCGCCCGCATCGCCGGCTCGCTGCACATGACGATCCAGACGGCCGTGCTGATCCAGACGCTGGAAGCTCTGGGCGCCGACGTCCGTTGGGCCTCGTGCAACATCTTCTCGACCCAGGACCACGCCGCGGCCGCCATCGCCGCCAACGGCACGCCCGTCTTCGCCACCAAGGGCGAGACGCTGGAAGAATACTGGGACTACGCCCACAAGATCTTCGAATGGTCGGACGGCGGTTACCCCAACCTGATCCTCGACGACGGCGGCGACGCGACCCTGTTGTGCGTGCTTGGCCCGAAGGCTGAAAAAGACCTGTCGCTGATCTCGAACCCGCAGAATGAAGAAGAGGAAGCCCTCTTCAAGGTCATGAAGCGCTACATCGCCGAGAAGCCCGGCTTCTACTCGGCCATCCGCGACGCCATCGGCGGCGTGTCGGAAGAAACCACCACGGGCGTCCACCGCCTGTACGAAATGGCCAAGAAGGGCGACCTGCCGTTCCCCGCCATCAACGTCAACGACAGCGTCACCAAGTCCAAGTTCGACAACCTGTACGGCTGCCGTGAATCGCTGGTCGACGCGATCCGTCGCGGCACCGACGTCATGCTGTCGGGCAAGGTCGCCGTGGTCTGCGGCTACGGCGACGTGGGGAAGGGCTCGGCCGCCTCGCTGCGCCAGGGCGGCGCCCGCGTGAAGGTCACCGAAGTCGATCCGATCTGCGCTTTGCAGGCCGCGATGGAAGGCTATGAGGTCGTCACCGTCGAGGACGTCGCCGGCGAGGCCGACATCTTCGTCACCGCCACGGGCAACTTGGACGTCCTGACCGTCGAGCACATGCGCGCGATGAAGAACAACGCCATCGTCTGCAACATCGGCCACTTCGATTCCGAGATTCAGGTCGCCGGCCTGAAGAACTTCAAGTGGGACGAGATCAAGCCGCAGGTCCACCACGTCGAGTTCCCGGACGGCAAGAAGATCATCCTGCTGTCGGAAGGCCGTCTGGTGAACCTGGGCAACGCCACGGGCCACCCCTCGTTCGTGATGTCGGCGTCCTTCACCAACCAGACGCTGGCCCAGATCGAACTGTGGACCAACATCAAGGCCTACGAGAACCAGGTCTACACCCTGCCCAAGCACCTCGATGAGAAGGTCGCCATGCTTCACCTGGCCAAGCTGGGCGCCAAGCTGACCGTGCTCAACAAGGAACAGGCCGATTACATCGGCGTCCCGACCGCCGGCCCGTTCAAGCCGGATCATTACCGGTACTAGGAGGCGCTCACGCTCGGGTCGCGGAGCCTCGCTGCTTGAGCGCCGGGTGTTTGAAATGAGTGAGCGGCGCGCCGGTCTCCGGTGCGCCGCTTTTCGTTTGCGTCAGGCCGCCAGCGCCAGGACGTCCGGGCGTTCGCGGCCCGACAAACTGGTCTCGAAGTCGGCGAGCAGGTCGAGCAATTCCTCCGCGCCCGGCGCGGACTTGTCGCCGCCCATGCGGTAACGCCAGAAGCTGACGATGTGCTGGATGGCGCCCAGCCGCTCGCCCAGACGGGCGAACAGGATCGGGGCGTCGCGCAGGAAGTCGCGGAAGGCGGTCGGCCGTCCCTCGCGCGTCAGCCCACGGAAGGCGTCGTCATAGACCCGCAGCATGTCGGCCGTGGCCTCGCAGGTCAGGACGATGCGACGACGCACCTGTTCCTTGGCCCGGTCGATGGCGACGTGCTGGTCGGCGTCGACCCGCCCCCAGGGCTTGACCCGGCGGACGCTGTCCACGACCCAGCCGATGTCGCCCGTGATCGCCTGAAGCGCCCATTTGTAATAGAGGAAGCCCTTCCAGCAGAAGATTCCTTCCTCGTACTCGTCGGGGCGCAGCATCAGGGTCTGCCCCAGCGCGCTCATGTCGTCACCGGCCGTGTTGGACATGATCTTGGCCGTCAGACGCGCGACCGGATTTTCCGCCGCGAGGTCGATGTCCGGTCCAATGGACAGATCGACCAGGGGTGTGATCTCGTCGGCCACGAACTCCCCCATCCGCATCAGGTCGGCCTCGGAGACGTTGAAATAGCAGCCATCGGGCTGGTGGCCGTTGCGGCGCAGCTGTTCGCGCAACAGGAAGGGGTCCAGGCTCGGCAGCTCGTCGATCAGCGACAGGGTGCGCCGGTCCGGGTGATGCGGCCCGATGCCCAGCGACTGTTCCAGCATCTGGTCGAAGCCGACCTGATCGATGAAGACATAGCGGCCGCCGACACGCAGGTCCGCGCCGTCGATCGGCAGAACGATCTTGGTCGCCACGTAGCGGCGCACGCGGAACTCGTCGACCTCGTTGCGCCGCAGCCGGTGCTTGATGATCAACGAGCTATTCAGGGTCGGATTCTCGAACAGCGGCGCGTCTCGCCAGCCGTCCGTACGCCCGTGCTCGTGGGCCACCCGCAGCAGGTTGAGCACCCGCGCGGTCGACGCGGAGGTCCTCAGATTGTCCAGATTGCGGATCGCGCGGTCGGTCATTCGAACTCCTGCCGCCGGTGTCATCGCACGGCAAAGGTTAGGATCGCGCGCAGCGGCACGGTTACCAGGTGGTTGAGGGTTGGCTGGCGCGGGGCTGCGACGACGCCTAGATTGACGCCATGAACGTCTTCGACATCCTCGTCCTGATCGCCATCGGCGCGGTCGCCGTCACCCTCGGCTTCGGCATCTATTCGCTGTATCGCGGCGGCGACTATGCCCGTTCCAACTCCAACAAGCTGATGCGGCTCCGGGTCGTGCTGCAGGCGACGGCGATCGTGTTGCTGATGGCCGGCCTGTGGTGGAAATCCACGCACGGAGCCTGAGCCCGTGGTCGTCCTCAACAAGATCTACACCCGCACCGGCGACGGCGGCGACACGGGGCTGGCGTCGGGGGCGCGCGTTTCCAAGACCGATCCGCGCGTGGAGGCCTACGGGACCGTCGACGAGCTGAACGCCGTCATCGGCGTCGCCCGCTTGCACGCGGGCCAGAACGATCGCATCGACGCCATGCTGAGCCGGATCCAGAACGAACTGTTCGACCTGGGTGCCGACCTGGCGACACCGCTCGATCCGCCGCCGAAATGGGAGGCGTTGCGCATCGTCCAGTCGCAGATCGACCGGCTGGAGGCCGAAATCGACTGGATGAACGAGAGCCTGAAGGCGCTGGACAGCTTCATCCTGCCCGGTGGTTCGCCGCTGTCGGCGCACCTGCATCTGGCGCGGACGGTGGCGCGCCGGGCCGAGAGGGACGCGATCCGGCTGATGGAGACGGGGACGCCGGTGACGGTCGAGGCGATCCGCTATCTGAACCGCCTGTCCGACCATCTGTTCGTCGCCGCCCGCCGGGCAAACGCCAACGGAGCCTCGGACGTGAAGTGGGTTCCGGGGGCGACGCGCTGACACTGGCGCGGGCCGCTGCGCGCGGCTAAACCGCCGCGCACAAGAACAGTCTGATTTCCGAGGAAACGCCGCCATGCGCGACATCAACCACTTCATCGACGGCGCGTCCTTCACGGGGACCTCGGGCCGGTTCGCCGACGTGTTCAACCCGAACACCGGCGAGGTCCAGGCGCGCGTCCAACTGGCCTCGGTCGAGGAGATGGATCGCGCGGTCCAGTCGGCCCAGAACGCCTTCGAGGGCTGGTCCTCGACCAACCCGCAGCGCCGCGCCCGCGTGATGTTCGAGTTCAAACGCCTGGTCGAGGCGAACATGAACGAGCTGGCCGAGTTGCTGTCGTCGGAACACGGCAAGGTCATCGCCGACTCGAAAGGCGACATCCAGCGCGGTCTGGAGGTCATCGAGTTCGCCTGCGGCATCCCGCACGCGCTGAAGGGCGAGTATACCTGGGGCGCCGGCCCCGGCATCGACGTCTATTCGATGCGCCAGCCGCTGGGCGTGGTCGCAGGGATAACCCCGTTCAACTTCCCCGCCATGATCCCGATGTGGATGTTCGGCGTGGCCGTCGCCGTCGGCAACACCTTCATCCTCAAGCCGTCGGAGCGGGACCCGTCGGTTCCGGTGCGTCTGGCCGAGCTGATGATGGAGGCGGGGGCGCCCGCCGGCGTGCTGAACGTCGTCCACGGCGACAAGGCGGCGGTCGACGCCATCCTGACCCATCCGCTGATCCATGCGGTCAGCTTCGTCGGCTCGTCCGACATCGCCCACTATGTCTACCAGACGGGCGCGGCCAACCATAAGCGGGTCCAGGCCATGGGCGGGGCCAAGAACCACGGCATCGTCCTGCCCGACGCCGACATGGATCAGGTCATCAAGGATCTGGCGGGCGCGGCCTACGGCTCGGCAGGGGAGCGCTGCATGGCCCTGCCCGTCGTGGTGCCGGTCGGAAAGAAGACCGCCGACGAACTGCGCGAACGGATGGTGGCCGAGATCGACACCCTGCGCGTCGGCGTCTCCACCGACGCGGGCGCCCACTACGGCCCCGTCGTCACGGCCCAGCACAAGGCCCGCGTCGAGGGCTGGATCGATCAGGGCGTCAAGGACGGCGCCGAACTGGTCGTCGACGGTCGCGGCTTCACCCTGCAGGGCCACGAGAAGGGCTATTTCGTCGGCCCGTCGCTGTTCGACCACGTCACGCCGGACATGGAGAGCTACAAGGAAGAGATCTTCGGCCCCGTGCTGCAGATCGTCCGCGCCGCCTCGTTCGAAGAGGCCCTGTCTCTGCCGTCGAAGCACCAGTACGGCAACGGCGTCGCCATCTTCACCCAGAACGGCCGCGCGGCCCGCGACTTCGCCGCCCGCGTCAACGTCGGCATGGTCGGCATCAATGTGCCGATCCCGGTGCCGGTCGCCTATCACACCTTCGGCGGCTGGAAGCGCTCGGCCTTCGGCGACACCAATCAGCACGGCATGGAGGGCGTGAAGTTCTGGACCAAGGTCAAGACGGTCACTGCACGCTGGCCGGACAGCGATTTGGAGCACGCCGACAGCTCCTTCGTCATCCCGACCATGGGGTGAGGCCCGGCCGGTCGGGTTCGCCCAACCGGTGTTCGAGGCGACGCATTTCGGTGTTAAGCGTTACACTGGCCGATATGCTGAAGCTGGAGCGCCTCCCCGCATGCGTCGCTTTCTGATCTGGTCCGCCCTGGCGGTCGTCATCGGCCTGGCCCTGGCCGGGACCGGCTACTGGGCCTACTGGAATTTCTACGCCCGGTTCCAGCCGGTCACGATCTCGCGGAATCAGGCCGAGATCCAGCGTCTGCTGGACGAGGCGTCGTGGGTGTCAGGCGGCGGCGGCGGCGAGCCGCTCTACGTCATCGGTTATCGCGACAGCGCCTCGACCCAGCGCTATGAGCGCGAGGAGGCCGAGAAGCTGCGCGCCGGGGGTGTGGAACTCCGGTCCATCGTCTTCGCCCGCGCCGACCGCGAAGGTCAGGTCCAGTCGACCCCGGCCGAGCGGGCCACAGTCGCCGAGCTGTGGCTGAGCCGCGACTGGAGCCTCTATCAGCGCTGGACCGCGACGCCGTCGAGGAACTGGACGGCGGCCGGCATTCCCGCCGCCGACGGCAACCTGGCCCGGTCGGCCGTAGTCGAAGCGAGCCGTCAATTCACGACACGGCTGAACGACCTGCTGCGCGATGCGGGCGCGCCGATCGGCTATCCGCTGGTGATATGGCGCGACCGGGACGGGTTCATGAAGGTCTGCGCCTGCGCCGACAGCCGGTCCTGGGCCTTCATCCGCGACGACTTCTCGGCCCCGGATACAGTGGCCCCGTCCAGTGTCGGAGAGGCCGGTCCGGCCATTCCGCCCACGGCCCCGATCCCCGGCGACGGCACGCCCGAAAGCCTGCCCTATCCGAACCTGGGCCCGATCCCGCCCGCCGGACAGGCCGTGCCGCCGGCGCAGCCCGGAACGATGCCGGCGCCGTCCGGCGCGACCCAGCCGCGTCCGACCACGCCGCGCACGCCGAGCCGACCGACTGCGCCGCCCCAGCCCACGCAGCAGGAAGACACGACCTTCTTCTGAAACCGTCAGGCCGCTCGGTCAGAACAGCCGCTTGCAGACGGCGATCAGCCGTTCGACGTCCTCATCGGACTGATAGAGGCCGAAGCCGAAGCGCAGGGTGTCGTCGCGCACGTCGGTGACAATCTGCGCGTCCAGGAGCCGCGCCTTCCAGTGCTGGGCGTCGGCGTGTCGCAGAGCGAGGAAGCGGGCATGCGGACCCTCGGCGTCGCCGATCGGGTTCAGCACCTCGGCGGCGTTCAAGGCGCCGCAATCCCCGGCCGCCAAGGCCTGTTCGAACCGGGTCCTCAGTCGATCCGCATGAGCCGAGACGTCGGCCGTCGTCAGCCCCTCTTCATCCAGCATCCGGCGCACGGCGTTGAAGCGGTAGAGGCCGGATGAATCGAACGTCGCGCCCCAGAACCGGCCGCCGTCCTCGCGATACTGAACCCCGTCCGGCGGGCCCGTCAGATTGCCGAACTCGGCGAACCAGCCGGTGACGACCGGACGCTCGCAGAAGCCCGGCGGGGCGTGGAGGAAGCAGGCGCCCTCGCCCGTCATCGCGTATTTGTAGCCGCCCGCCATATAGAAGATCCGGTCCGCCACGCCCGACAGGTCGGTCGGGGTGGCCATAAAGCCGTGATAGCCGTCGACGACCACCCACGGCCCCTCCGGCTTGGCCAGCGCCGCCAGATCGTCGATGCAGTCGATCGCCTGGCCTGTCTTGAAGAAGACCTGGCTGACCAGAACGAGGTCATGGCCGCCCGCCTTCCCGGCCGCCGTGAAACGGGCGTCGAAGGTCTCGAACGGCTCCAGCGGCACACGGGTGACGACGATCTCGCCGCTTTCTTCCCAGCGGTCGGCCTGACGGCGGAAGGAGTGGAACTCGCCGTCCGTGGTCAGGATGCGGACGGGCTTGGTCTCCCAGCCCGAGACGAGGCGGATCAGGAAGTCGTGGGTGTTGGGCGCGAAGACGACCGTGTCCGGGTCCGGCAGGCCCAGTTCCCTGGCGACATGCTTCTGCGCCTCGGGGATGACCTCGCCGAAGACCAGATCCCATTTCCGGTCGGCGAAATGGTTCGCCTCGACCCAGGCCCGCACCTGGCCGTCGAACGAGGCGTCTGGCCACAGATGATGGCTGTGCGCCGCGAAATGCAGCCGCTCGGGATCGAGTTCGAGCGCGCGGGAGAAAAGGGGTTTGAAACTCATCGCCTCTCTTCCCCCATCACCCCGCCCCGCTCAAGCGGTCACAGACGCGCTCATGCAGAGAGGCGCCGCGCGCCGAGCGTTCGCGCGCCACGAAAGAGCGCAAGCAGTGAGCGACCGCGTCGCGAGCGGTAGCGCTCTTAAACCAGCGCCCCGTGGCAGTGCTTGAACTTGCGGCCCGAGTTGCAGGGGCAGTCGGCGTTGCGGGGCGTGCGCTCCCATCCTGCCGGCAGCAGGTCGACGGGCAGGCGCGAACGGTCGTCGCCGGTCACCTGGCCCTCGGGGTTCTGCGACATCGGATCGGCCATCTCGTTGACGCCGGTGCCGGGGTTCAGGTGGATTTCCTGGAACTCGGGCATGTCCATCGGCGGCGGCGCCTCGAAGCGGAACTCCACCGTCATCAGCCAGCGCGTCACATTGTGGCGCAGCTCGTGCAGCAGGGTTTCGAACAGGGAGAAGGCCTCGGTCTTGTACTCGTTCAGCGGATCGCGCTGGCCGTAGCCGCGCAGACCGATGACGCCGCGCAGATGGTCGAGGTGCACCAAGTGCTCGCGCCACTGCATGTCGATCATCTGCATCAGGAACTGCTTTTCCAGTCCCCGGGTCTGGGTCTCGCCAAGCTGCTCCAGACGGTCGGCGGCGCGGGCGTCGGCGGCGGCCTGGATCCGCTCCTCGACCTCCTCGTTCGACACGCCCTCCTCGGCGGCCCAGTCATGCAGCGGCAGGTCGAGACCGAGGGTGGATTTCACCTTCTCGTCCAGGCCGTCGATGTCCCACTGTTCGGCATAGGCCTTGGGCGGCATGAAGCGGTCGACCAGGTCGGTGACCACGTCGCGCCGGAACTCGCCGACCAGTTCGGACAGGTCGTCGGAATCCATGAACTCCTGGCGCTGTTCGAAGACCGCCTTGCGCTGGTCGTTCACGACGTCGTCGTACTTCAGCAGGTTCTTGCGGATGTCGTAGTTGCGGGTCTCGACGCGCTTCTGGGCGGTCTCGACGGCGCGGTTCAGCCACGGGTGCGAGATGGCCTCGCCCTCCGCCACGCCGAAGCTACGCATGATGGCGTCCAGACGATCGCCGGCGAAGATGCGCAGCAGATCGTCCTCGCAGGACAGATAGAATTTCGACGTGCCGGGGTCGCCTTGGCGGCCCGTCCGGCCGCGCAACTGGTTGTCGATGCGGCGGCTTTCGTGACGCTCGGTGCCCAGGACGAAGAGACCGCCGGCGGCCAGAGCGATGGCCTTCTTTTCGGCGATGTCAGCCTTGAACTCGGCTTCCTTGGCGGCTTCGTCCTCGGGCGTGACAGCGACGGCCATGTTGCGCTGCTCCAGGCGCCACTTGTCCATCCGCATCTCGAGGTTGCCGCCCAGCTGGATGTCGGTGCCGCGGCCGGCCATGTTGGTGGCGATGGTCACCGCGCCGGGCAGGCCGGCGTCGGCCACGATGAAGGCCTCCTGCTCGTGCTGGCGGGCGTTCAGGACGTTGTGCGGGATGCCCTTGAACTTGGTCTCGTACTTGATGTCGTAGGCGGCGTCGCCGAGCTTCTGGGCTTCCTTGTCCTTGCCCTCGAACTCCTTCTTGAGGGTCCGCGAGACCTCGACCTTGTGCTCGTAGTTGTTCAGCAGGTCCGACAGCTGCTCGGACTTCTCGATGGAGACGGTGCCGACCAGGATCGGCTGTCCGCGCTCGCGGCAGTCGGCGATCTGCTTGGCGATGGCCAGGTTCTTCTCGGCGTAGGTCCGGTAGACCTCGTCGTCATAATCGATGCGCTGGACCGGGCGGTTGGTCGGCACTTCCAGGACGTCCATCTTGTAGATGTCGAGGAATTCCTGGGCCTCGGTCGCGGCCGTGCCGGTCATGCCGGACAGCTTCTCGTAGAGGCGGAAATAATTCTGGATCGTCACCGAGGCCAGGGTCTGGTTCTCAGGCTGGATCTTGACGTTCTCCTTGGCCTCGATGGCCTGGTGGAGACCCTCGGACAGGCGACGGCCGGTCATCATGCGGCCGGTGAATTCGTCGATCAGCACGACCTCGTCGGCCTTGATGATGTAGTCCTTGTCCTTGGTGTAGAGGGTGTTGGCGCGCAGCGCCTGGTTCACGTGGTGGACCAGGGAGATATTGGCGGCGTCGTACAGACCCGTGGTGTCCTCGGCGAAGTAGCCGCCGGCTTCCAGCAACTGCTCGACCTTCTCGGAGCCTTCCTCGGTCAGCAGCGCCTGGCGCTGCTTCTCGTCGAGGTCGAAGGTCGAGGTGTCCTTGATCAGCTCCTTGATGATGCCGTCGACGATCTTGTAGAGCTCGGACCGGTCCTCGGTCGGGCCCGAGATGATCAGGGGCGTGCGCGCCTCGTCGATCAGGATGGAGTCGACCTCGTCGACGATGGCGAAATGGTGCGGGCGCTGAACCATCTCGCGCCGGTCGTAGACCAGATTGTCGCGCAGATAGTCGAAGCCGAACTCGTTGTTGGTGCCGTAGGTGATGTCGGCGGCGTAGGAGGCCTGACGCTGGCCCG
Proteins encoded in this window:
- the ahcY gene encoding adenosylhomocysteinase; this encodes MTDYIVRDISLAPFGNKEIAIAETEMPGLMALRDEFGPQQILKGARIAGSLHMTIQTAVLIQTLEALGADVRWASCNIFSTQDHAAAAIAANGTPVFATKGETLEEYWDYAHKIFEWSDGGYPNLILDDGGDATLLCVLGPKAEKDLSLISNPQNEEEEALFKVMKRYIAEKPGFYSAIRDAIGGVSEETTTGVHRLYEMAKKGDLPFPAINVNDSVTKSKFDNLYGCRESLVDAIRRGTDVMLSGKVAVVCGYGDVGKGSAASLRQGGARVKVTEVDPICALQAAMEGYEVVTVEDVAGEADIFVTATGNLDVLTVEHMRAMKNNAIVCNIGHFDSEIQVAGLKNFKWDEIKPQVHHVEFPDGKKIILLSEGRLVNLGNATGHPSFVMSASFTNQTLAQIELWTNIKAYENQVYTLPKHLDEKVAMLHLAKLGAKLTVLNKEQADYIGVPTAGPFKPDHYRY
- a CDS encoding twin transmembrane helix small protein, translating into MNVFDILVLIAIGAVAVTLGFGIYSLYRGGDYARSNSNKLMRLRVVLQATAIVLLMAGLWWKSTHGA
- a CDS encoding cob(I)yrinic acid a,c-diamide adenosyltransferase, producing the protein MVVLNKIYTRTGDGGDTGLASGARVSKTDPRVEAYGTVDELNAVIGVARLHAGQNDRIDAMLSRIQNELFDLGADLATPLDPPPKWEALRIVQSQIDRLEAEIDWMNESLKALDSFILPGGSPLSAHLHLARTVARRAERDAIRLMETGTPVTVEAIRYLNRLSDHLFVAARRANANGASDVKWVPGATR
- a CDS encoding CoA-acylating methylmalonate-semialdehyde dehydrogenase; the protein is MRDINHFIDGASFTGTSGRFADVFNPNTGEVQARVQLASVEEMDRAVQSAQNAFEGWSSTNPQRRARVMFEFKRLVEANMNELAELLSSEHGKVIADSKGDIQRGLEVIEFACGIPHALKGEYTWGAGPGIDVYSMRQPLGVVAGITPFNFPAMIPMWMFGVAVAVGNTFILKPSERDPSVPVRLAELMMEAGAPAGVLNVVHGDKAAVDAILTHPLIHAVSFVGSSDIAHYVYQTGAANHKRVQAMGGAKNHGIVLPDADMDQVIKDLAGAAYGSAGERCMALPVVVPVGKKTADELRERMVAEIDTLRVGVSTDAGAHYGPVVTAQHKARVEGWIDQGVKDGAELVVDGRGFTLQGHEKGYFVGPSLFDHVTPDMESYKEEIFGPVLQIVRAASFEEALSLPSKHQYGNGVAIFTQNGRAARDFAARVNVGMVGINVPIPVPVAYHTFGGWKRSAFGDTNQHGMEGVKFWTKVKTVTARWPDSDLEHADSSFVIPTMG
- a CDS encoding aminotransferase class V-fold PLP-dependent enzyme; translated protein: MSFKPLFSRALELDPERLHFAAHSHHLWPDASFDGQVRAWVEANHFADRKWDLVFGEVIPEAQKHVARELGLPDPDTVVFAPNTHDFLIRLVSGWETKPVRILTTDGEFHSFRRQADRWEESGEIVVTRVPLEPFETFDARFTAAGKAGGHDLVLVSQVFFKTGQAIDCIDDLAALAKPEGPWVVVDGYHGFMATPTDLSGVADRIFYMAGGYKYAMTGEGACFLHAPPGFCERPVVTGWFAEFGNLTGPPDGVQYREDGGRFWGATFDSSGLYRFNAVRRMLDEEGLTTADVSAHADRLRTRFEQALAAGDCGALNAAEVLNPIGDAEGPHARFLALRHADAQHWKARLLDAQIVTDVRDDTLRFGFGLYQSDEDVERLIAVCKRLF
- the secA gene encoding preprotein translocase subunit SecA codes for the protein MLGFAKKLFGSSNDRKVKDFMGRVQKINALEPQYAALSDDELRMTTQTFKDRLEAGETLDKIMNEAFAVAREASKRVLGQRQYDVQLTGGMILHDGGIAEMRTGEGKTLVAVAPVYLNALSGKGVHVITVNDYLARRDAEWMGRVYRFLGLEVGVIVNGLSSGQRQASYAADITYGTNNEFGFDYLRDNLVYDRREMVQRPHHFAIVDEVDSILIDEARTPLIISGPTEDRSELYKIVDGIIKELIKDTSTFDLDEKQRQALLTEEGSEKVEQLLEAGGYFAEDTTGLYDAANISLVHHVNQALRANTLYTKDKDYIIKADEVVLIDEFTGRMMTGRRLSEGLHQAIEAKENVKIQPENQTLASVTIQNYFRLYEKLSGMTGTAATEAQEFLDIYKMDVLEVPTNRPVQRIDYDDEVYRTYAEKNLAIAKQIADCRERGQPILVGTVSIEKSEQLSDLLNNYEHKVEVSRTLKKEFEGKDKEAQKLGDAAYDIKYETKFKGIPHNVLNARQHEQEAFIVADAGLPGAVTIATNMAGRGTDIQLGGNLEMRMDKWRLEQRNMAVAVTPEDEAAKEAEFKADIAEKKAIALAAGGLFVLGTERHESRRIDNQLRGRTGRQGDPGTSKFYLSCEDDLLRIFAGDRLDAIMRSFGVAEGEAISHPWLNRAVETAQKRVETRNYDIRKNLLKYDDVVNDQRKAVFEQRQEFMDSDDLSELVGEFRRDVVTDLVDRFMPPKAYAEQWDIDGLDEKVKSTLGLDLPLHDWAAEEGVSNEEVEERIQAAADARAADRLEQLGETQTRGLEKQFLMQMIDMQWREHLVHLDHLRGVIGLRGYGQRDPLNEYKTEAFSLFETLLHELRHNVTRWLMTVEFRFEAPPPMDMPEFQEIHLNPGTGVNEMADPMSQNPEGQVTGDDRSRLPVDLLPAGWERTPRNADCPCNSGRKFKHCHGALV